The following is a genomic window from Amaranthus tricolor cultivar Red isolate AtriRed21 chromosome 10, ASM2621246v1, whole genome shotgun sequence.
TTCATGGTCAAATATATCCTGCTGAGGAGAAATCAGAAGTCCAACTAATCTGCATTTGTTAAGCAACCTCCCCCTAATGACATATTATATCAAACCACCCACAAGAGTCGACAGCTATGCAGGAAATAACAAGAGGGAGGGGGCAATGGCTTGGTCTTAAGTatctatttataatttataggcGCAAAAAGATACCTCATCATCTTGAATAGCATGTCTGCCAGCTTCTACAACCCAGTCATCAAGTAAACCTTCTAGAAGAGCACTATCAAGTGACATCAACTCATTCGCCTGTCTTATTTGGCGCTCTCTAAGTCTCAAGTTGTAGTGAACGTAAACAAAATCAGTTAATTTCTTGCGAGCTAAATTGTTTTGACTTTCACAATGGATTTGATCATATACACTCCAATTGTGTTCGCAACCAAACGAAGAGCATGTTTGACTTAGTATGCGTACAGCTAAGCACTGCAATTCCAAACAATTTATACCATGTTGCTGCCACCACACACCTGATGAGGCGAAACTGAGTCAGAACCTTTACAAAAATGTTAACCCAATCAAGTCACAAAAAGGAGCAGGTCTTTCTTAAAAGTGATGTTTGTCACAAAATGAACACAGGTCAAAATGTTCTCTACTAATAATTCTTCTCACCTGGATCAAGCTCAGTTCTTGTACTGATTGCCAATTCAGTCCCGAAATCAGCTTTAGCCGATACAAAGTCAGAGATCTGTTACGGGAAGAATCAGGTACTAAACTTTTCCCCAATATGAGAAATTAGTATGCGAATAATTACCTGCATGGATGCAGCAACCTGTCTACCTCTATCTGACTCAAGCCGAACGATGCATTCATTTAATCCACGGACCACCTCCGGATTCTGTGTTAATGgagcaaaaaaaactaaatcagactagaaacaataaaatttacagtAAATGAGAGTTGTAGTGATCCTACCGCTTGATAATCTGGTCGATATCTATAGGCTGGATTTAAAGAGTATGCAGCGACacataatgaatgatgaaataaTGAACTCAAATGGCTGTCAATCACACTCCAAAAAGGACCATATTTATCAGCATCCTCACCATGCATGCTTTTAATAGCAAGTTTTGCCCTTAACAGGTCACTATATACATATGGCAAAGACAGGTTACTGTTGCTGTCAACCTTATGCAGTGCTTGCAGAACTGGTTCCACTGATTTCAAAACATGCTGCATTTTCTTCCAAAATGAAGCATTTAGTACAATTTTCTCCACTTCCTTGCCTTCTTCTGATCTGGAATACCGACATAAAAGCCATTTGCTTGATTGGAACATTCTCTTAAGACTTATCCTATGGTCAAATACACCTTGTAAACTAATGAAGTTAGCAGCATATTTAGTAATAGCAGGTCTAAGAATGTCCTGCCTGCCAGTAAATTCCTTCTTCATCAGATTCAACAGCCATGTACGGTTGTAGATGAACTTTGTCACCTTCTGGGCTTTCTCTATACATTCACCGACAATCTTTATCTTCAAAAAATCTTCAAGTACTCTATCTATACTATAGGCAACACACGGAGTCCAAAATAGAGTTTTTCTTTTGTCTTCAAGCATCTTTCCAGCAGCCTTATAATTAGGAGTATTCTGAGTGACTACCTACATCATATAACAGCACAAATATGTGAGTATGGGCCAAATAGAAAATTCCGTAAGTCCGTAGCTGAAAATATTTGTTAACAAGAGAAATGAATATAAGTCACATAAATACCTGAACAACATTTTCCTCACCAATTTCCTCCACCACTTGATCAAGTAACTTGAACAAACTAGAAGGATCATCTACTACGTCAGTGgcatcaactaaataaacaaagTACACACCACGAGGACAGGAcactaaaaaattaattagtatCCTACCCTGTGAATTTTTCCAACTATCTGCCATAATAGAACAACCAGTAACCGCCCAGCATGTCCTATACTCGACAAGATAGCTTTTGACTGTTGACAGTTCGTCGTGTAGAAATCTACCAGATATCTGCCGACTTGAAGGACCTGTAAGACCCGGACCATAATGACCAACAAGTTCCAACATCTTCTGGAAAGAAAGGGAGTTGGCTACTTGCATTGGGATCCCCGCATAATAGAAGAACTCACTAATAGCTGAAAGTACTTCCTTGCGGTTCTTTTTGTTTGAACCACAGCTTCCTTGCTTATAAGTCAGTGGCATATGACGCATTGAAGTCTTCAAGACCGATGAATTTAGCCTCGACTTTTTCAAGTACATCTCTGAACTACTTCCTGAAGAGATTCCACCATGTCCCCTCCTGAAATCTTTGCTCTGTCTCATATCTCCAATAACAACCTTATCATTACTCAAGTGATGCAAAACATCTTCTGGCTCATCTTCTTCAGGTTCATTATCTGAATGCATAAAAAAGGTTGGTGCTTCTTTGGTATTTGGTCTTCTGTGCCTTCTTCCTGTGCGATGCCATTTCATATTATCCTTTATCTTCAAGTATACTTCATCTGGAGCATTTTTACAGGGAGCAACTTCTCCTGGAATTCTAGCCAAGTGTTGTTTAAATCTATTGATGCCTCCACTGACTATTTTTCCACAGTAATTGCACTTCAcctttttctttctctcatcTTGAGCAATCCCATGCTCCCAACCAGGGTCAACATATCCCAATGAGCGAAGAGGAGTCAAATTCAAAAAGAAACTCTTATCATTCATCActtttttcccttttcttttatacTCCATAGTCTCCattgcatcatcatcatcgtcgtcatcATGAGACTGAAAATTCAGATACGCCTGCTCATCATTTTCAGACAGTTTTTGCTTCTTGTTGGATCGACAACCTTCCAAATTCTCTCTCATTTTCAAATATACATCTTCTGGAGCCCTTTCACAGTATGTTACTTCTCCAGAGACTCGAGCCAAGTGTTGCTTTAATCTATATATACCTCCACTAACAACTTTCCCACAATAGTTGCACTTGacctttttcttcttctcaTCTTGGGCAGTCCCATGCTCCCAGCCAGGGTCAATGTATCCCGCCGGACGGAGTGGAGTCATCTCTCCCATTATATTGTAGACCAAGCATATATCTTAACTACAACAAACAAGATAACAATTCACAACATTAATGAACAAAACAAGATAAACATTTCCATTATGAACAAAACAAGATAAACATTTgccattataaaaaaaaaaaaacagataaaCATTTGTACCATCACTGAACAGCACAAGATCATGCAAAATTTGATCAAATGAAGAGAGAACAACACTGTGTATATTACCCTCATTATGTAGGAGAATGGTGACTGACATCCATCAATGCATCACAAATGAAGAAAATAGTTATAAAAAGTAGAGACTTTATGGTAATTGAAGATAGCTTGAATTTTATTCGGAATATTTCACATTAACTATCTATCTTCACAAAGTTTGGAGTTTGAACATCATATTTTCacataagataaaacatatgaTTCCAAAAGTTTACTGTAATTTTGAATCTCAATGAGACATTACAATACTGCACTTAAAAGAATCGGACTCTTAACAAGGGAAAACAAGGTCGCTTAATCAGTGGGGCTGAAAAACAGAGTGATGGAGGTCGTTCCGAGTTGAGCCTTAGtccattaatcaatgaatatcTACTACTCCACATTCACAGTACAATAGCTTAGAAGTGCATAACATATCTATAATCTAATGAATATTTCAAGCATAGGAACTCAGCTCCTCAAAGGCAAAAGAAACCCAGCCAACTTGTGGCATAAGAGCAACAAACATCTCCTTATCTGTCAGCAGTTCAACTTCTCCTAAATctacacaataacatatacaaccaaCTTAGGAAAAATCATGCCATACTCCATATTCTAGAATCTACAAGACCTGTGGAATCCTGCATAGCATATTGTAATTTCACCGGGACAATCAGCAGTCATTTCCACATCAAAGTTAACTAGGGCAGCCTCCATATTTCATCCAAGATGCCCAACGTAAAGCTTTTAAAACAtagaaagaacaaaaaatataatagcaAGGTGATCGCATcccgaaagaaaaaaaaaattcattattcCATTAAAAACATATTCACCAACCCCATCCGTAATCTGAATACTCTCATAGCTACATTTTCTAGTGCTTTCTAGGGATTATCTTATTCAGAAAATTTAGATAATGTGATGAGGCTATGAAACTCTATTTCCAAGAATCAGGTCTTGTCTTAGTTGGAACAAGTACCACTTTTCTCATGTAAAGTCTTGGGTTTGGTATTTTCCCCTCCCCTTCTTCCCCTCCCCTTCCCTCACCCTACCTTgtagtaaaaaaaaaactctattcccaaaatcaatcctttttgtattttcatattcaTATATCATGACCAGGAAGACTACTGTCACTGGGAGACTAAGCAATGTGAAATCAATTCATTCAATGCAACCAATAACAGGAATTAAAATCAAAGTAGTTACTTTTCATGTTCCAATTCCATGATTACCCTATTTTATACACTTTTCTTCATTTTTGGTTTTAAAAACACATTCCTTCACTTTTCACCTTAAATACATGCATCTGACGAAAAGATGTATCGGCTCGGTGTAAGAAACGCATTCCTTCTTTTCACAGTTCATAGAAGAACTACAAGAAACAAGAActaaaattataccaaaatgGACGAAAATTGTACCAAAATCGGAAAAATTTTTGCAAATATCTAAATGAGATCACAGTTCATAATTCCTAACTTTTCCAAAGCTATAACAATAACTCAACGAAATAATACCATCAAATATGATCGTAACAGCAAAACTGCAGAATTATACCAAAATTCGCCTTTTGTCAAATTTGTTGATCAGAAGACTGAAGCTGCAAACATTAAATTGCAAAAATGGACCAAAATTAAGGGAAATTGAGAAATTTCGGGAAGAATAAGGTATGAATCGGCGTCGAACGATTTAAATCAACGAGTCAAGAAACTCGTGAGGCTGAGGCGTGACTAGTGGTAAAAAAAACTAGGGTTTGAGCGGAAGCGTTCGAGGAAAGGGATTCGATCGCTGGGTTGACTCATTAACGAAACGCCAGCCGATGAAGGGATAAATCCGAGTGCACAGTTAGCATCATTGTTGACGCGCGCGTTCAATGCGTGAGAGTTTCGGACTCAGTGAGTCAAACACTTTGAGTGTCTCTTATCTAGGGAAGGCCCACGTTAAAGGCCCGACTTGAGTCGACCTCAATTGGGTCACCTCAAACTCCTTAAAATAAGTGtgaattcaaattttattttatttttttatgttttcttatTAATAGACTGCTTGTGTGGGctcatctcacggtgagacggtctcatacaaaacttgtTGTAATTCACTATGCAAGTAACCTTTATTGACAGTTCCTCATGTGAAACAGATAAGGTTGGATCGAGTCACATTCGAGTTATAGATAAATGAGCCATAAATTCTTTGACCTGAATTAACTCGTTTAGTTAATGGAGTTAATTCTTTGATCTGAACTAACTCATTTTGTTAATGGAGTTAAAAATCACAGTCAACCTAATTTTGATTCAATCAACTCgttaaaaaatttaagtttttatttcaGGGTTTTAAATattgataaatcatattttatgccttaattttaaactttaaatttatgagttatttattttgtatttattatgaaaaaataggaaaatattaaatgaactaagTTAATGTTATGATAATTGATTTGACTCGAAATTCTTTTGTATAATTAATTGAGTTATACAAGTTTATTTTAGGTTTAAAATTTAACCTTAACTTAACCCAATTAATAAACATCGGGTCAGGTCAACCTATTTAATTAACTAGGTAGAAAATCTCACTCCAATCCTACTTATTTCAGGTTAGATTTATGTAAGATTAGCAAGTTGGGTCAGCTTTTTCTGGACCTACTTACTCCAATGAGACGTTACTCAGTTAAAGTACCTTTCAAAATGAGCGTATAATCTCATAATTTGTGATAGTTGTGTTCTTATATGTTTTTGTAGGACAATTAATTAAGAACTTAATCCCCTGATTTGTATTTAATCAGAAATTAAGTGTTGGTGGTAGCTTGTCTTTGCTATCTTGCCAAGCTGTACAGTAAGATCGTTTGAGAAGATGGTTGTTCCTGTAAAATGCAACAAGGGGTTAGTAGGGCCTGAAATGTTTTTCCGGGGACCCACTCTGACACCCAAGTCAGTAACAGTTTGAGACAGATTGCCTAATAGGTCCTTCCATGAGCACTGTGGTTAcaaggtggattactacttagAACTTATTTTGACGTGAGGTCTTTTGTGATTAATATCTGACAAATGTACTTTTGCGGATTATTTATGACAATAGGAGCTACCTTCTTAGATTTATGATTGTGCAATGACAATGCttatttgaaaatcaatgtaGGTCTTTGAAAATCAGATGTAATAACTCCTTTGCAATAAATTACTTAGAGCTCTTTGTTTCTCTCTTAGTAGCAGTTGttagttaaaaattaattacctcATTTTTGAGCTCTTTAATGTGTATTTATAGTCTATCATTGTGCATGTAGAACATTCCTCTGTTATTTCAACAATCCGCAAAATTCCTTTGCATGCCACTGTAGTTGTATTACTGATATACGTTCAATGCTCCTTCAATCATCCCAGATAAATATTGTCAGATTACCCTCTAAACTTACTAATTCCTCCCAGATtagtattaaattaatttttccaGATAATTTTCTGTCATAATTGTCTCTGATTAATATCTTACGTATACAAGTTGGATcgtttaatatatgtatgagGCGCGTAACACGAACTCATACAACAACTTGGACCTTATCGATTATGCTAGTTTGTATTTGGTTGATAAAGTTGAAGTTTCTTACTATTACATGATTACTAATGTTGTAGTGTGGATTATTTTAGTTTGAAAATAGTTTAGAAAATTCCTGAAAGTAGGAGAGGTATTTTAACCATAGACAgactcataatttttttatagatttGAAGAGGATTGAAGTTAGGAGTGTACATAAACACCGGATTCGAAATATCGATATTCGGTTTTCGAAATCGGATAATTTACACGTTTTTTGCAAATTGGATAATCCGGATTACATATTTTTGAAAACTGGATGTCCGGTATtcgtttttatttattttttgtttttttttctacaaGCTAACCTTGAGTTGAaccttaatataattattctctcctggatttttttttttatgattgtccTTACTTAAACCAATGAGcaataatattattctttaatttttttttaatttgtttccaTCACTAATTAAGCTATATATTTTCAGagagttagtatttgaattttatataaaaaagttttCCAAAACAAAAGTAGAGACAAAAAACGTATGGTTGAAcgaaaaaaaagacaaaaaaataattaaaaaaaacattctaaTAAAACCGGGTATCCTGATCCGACCAGGATTAAATCGGGTATCTGAAATCCGGATACCCGGTTTAATTCGAGTAGGAATCGAATCGCATTTTTAGGTATTTGAAATACCGGATTTTCGGATCCGAGTCTATCTTAggttagtattattgttttcttaGGTTAGTTTCTGAATTTATTGATATTCTTGGAtgtgatttttaattaaaacatgTACCCTAAAGAAACCCGcaatttcaatataataattcTTGTAATTAGTTCATTTTAACTTTTGTTAAATGAAAAAATCACAATTTTGTAAAATTGCTATCTTTATATTATTCGGTCTCCTGAACGTCTCTCAGGTCCAACCCATTAAATCTTAATGTTCACTTATTGTATCATTagtgtctacttacattatacttaatgtttacttacaatatacttattGTCCAcggaaaaagtacttaaaatacctacttataatatttttaatgcctagcGAGAAACTTAGTCTACTAGTGTAACAGGAGCGGCAATTtcgatatataattaatatttaataataattaatacaagaatattgcggaagtctcaaaatgccgaactgttaaaaactttaaattataaaaactgaaattgtttaaaacaaaagtaaatattatatctgataagaaatattgtttgctaaaaatggaaaaaatacatcatcatcaagtcatcaataaagatacaaaaagcagctaagttctcgataaatagtaattgctgcggcctAGATCGGAACCTGAattaaatcctgcaaaatgct
Proteins encoded in this region:
- the LOC130825589 gene encoding uncharacterized protein LOC130825589 isoform X3; protein product: MGEMTPLRPAGYIDPGWEHGTAQDEKKKKVKCNYCGKVVSGGIYRLKQHLARVSGEVTYCERAPEDVYLKMRENLEGCRSNKKQKLSENDEQAYLNFQSHDDDDDDDAMETMEYKRKGKKVMNDKSFFLNLTPLRSLGYVDPGWEHGIAQDERKKKVKCNYCGKIVSGGINRFKQHLARIPGEVAPCKNAPDEVYLKIKDNMKWHRTGRRHRRPNTKEAPTFFMHSDNEPEEDEPEDVLHHLSNDKVVIGDMRQSKDFRRGHGGISSGSSSEMYLKKSRLNSSVLKTSMRHMPLTYKQGSCGSNKKNRKEVLSAISEFFYYAGIPMQVANSLSFQKMLELVGHYGPGLTGPSSRQISGRFLHDELSTVKSYLVEYRTCWAVTGCSIMADSWKNSQGRILINFLVSCPRGVYFVYLVDATDVVDDPSSLFKLLDQVVEEIGEENVVQVVTQNTPNYKAAGKMLEDKRKTLFWTPCVAYSIDRVLEDFLKIKIVGECIEKAQKVTKFIYNRTWLLNLMKKEFTGRQDILRPAITKYAANFISLQGVFDHRISLKRMFQSSKWLLCRYSRSEEGKEVEKIVLNASFWKKMQHVLKSVEPVLQALHKVDSNSNLSLPYVYSDLLRAKLAIKSMHGEDADKYGPFWSVIDSHLSSLFHHSLCVAAYSLNPAYRYRPDYQANPEVVRGLNECIVRLESDRGRQVAASMQISDFVSAKADFGTELAISTRTELDPGVWWQQHGINCLELQCLAVRILSQTCSSFGCEHNWSVYDQIHCESQNNLARKKLTDFVYVHYNLRLRERQIRQANELMSLDSALLEGLLDDWVVEAGRHAIQDDEGEVA
- the LOC130825589 gene encoding uncharacterized protein LOC130825589 isoform X2, which produces MGEMTPLRPAGYIDPGWEHGTAQDEKKKKVKCNYCGKVVSGGIYRLKQHLARVSGEVTYCERAPEDVYLKMRENLEGCRSNKKQKLSENDEQAYLNFQSHDDDDDDDAMETMEYKRKGKKVMNDKSFFLNLTPLRSLGYVDPGWEHGIAQDERKKKVKCNYCGKIVSGGINRFKQHLARIPGEVAPCKNAPDEVYLKIKDNMKWHRTGRRHRRPNTKEAPTFFMHSDNEPEEDEPEDVLHHLSNDKVVIGDMRQSKDFRRGHGGISSGSSSEMYLKKSRLNSSVLKTSMRHMPLTYKQGSCGSNKKNRKEVLSAISEFFYYAGIPMQVANSLSFQKMLELVGHYGPGLTGPSSRQISGRFLHDELSTVKSYLVEYRTCWAVTGCSIMADSWKNSQGRILINFLVSCPRGVYFVYLVDATDVVDDPSSLFKLLDQVVEEIGEENVVQVVTQNTPNYKAAGKMLEDKRKTLFWTPCVAYSIDRVLEDFLKIKIVGECIEKAQKVTKFIYNRTWLLNLMKKEFTGRQDILRPAITKYAANFISLQGVFDHRISLKRMFQSSKWLLCRYSRSEEGKEVEKIVLNASFWKKMQHVLKSVEPVLQALHKVDSNSNLSLPYVYSDLLRAKLAIKSMHGEDADKYGPFWSVIDSHLSSLFHHSLCVAAYSLNPAYRYRPDYQANPEVVRGLNECIVRLESDRGRQVAASMQISDFVSAKADFGTELAISTRTELDPGVWWQQHGINCLELQCLAVRILSQTCSSFGCEHNWSVYDQIHCESQNNLARKKLTDFVYVHYNLRLRERQIRQANELMSLDSALLEGLLDDWVVEAGRHAIQDDEDIFDHEDGYNYDILDYDDGNSDMRRGSLEMVTLADVEPLEVHPNAGPATDDDADLDFLDDDLTD
- the LOC130825589 gene encoding uncharacterized protein LOC130825589 isoform X1 is translated as MGEMTPLRPAGYIDPGWEHGTAQDEKKKKVKCNYCGKVVSGGIYRLKQHLARVSGEVTYCERAPEDVYLKMRENLEGCRSNKKQKLSENDEQAYLNFQSHDDDDDDDAMETMEYKRKGKKVMNDKSFFLNLTPLRSLGYVDPGWEHGIAQDERKKKVKCNYCGKIVSGGINRFKQHLARIPGEVAPCKNAPDEVYLKIKDNMKWHRTGRRHRRPNTKEAPTFFMHSDNEPEEDEPEDVLHHLSNDKVVIGDMRQSKDFRRGHGGISSGSSSEMYLKKSRLNSSVLKTSMRHMPLTYKQGSCGSNKKNRKEVLSAISEFFYYAGIPMQVANSLSFQKMLELVGHYGPGLTGPSSRQISGRFLHDELSTVKSYLVEYRTCWAVTGCSIMADSWKNSQGRILINFLVSCPRGVYFVYLVDATDVVDDPSSLFKLLDQVVEEIGEENVVQVVTQNTPNYKAAGKMLEDKRKTLFWTPCVAYSIDRVLEDFLKIKIVGECIEKAQKVTKFIYNRTWLLNLMKKEFTGRQDILRPAITKYAANFISLQGVFDHRISLKRMFQSSKWLLCRYSRSEEGKEVEKIVLNASFWKKMQHVLKSVEPVLQALHKVDSNSNLSLPYVYSDLLRAKLAIKSMHGEDADKYGPFWSVIDSHLSSLFHHSLCVAAYSLNPAYRYRPDYQANPEVVRGLNECIVRLESDRGRQVAASMQISDFVSAKADFGTELAISTRTELDPGVWWQQHGINCLELQCLAVRILSQTCSSFGCEHNWSVYDQIHCESQNNLARKKLTDFVYVHYNLRLRERQIRQANELMSLDSALLEGLLDDWVVEAGRHAIQDDEQDIFDHEDGYNYDILDYDDGNSDMRRGSLEMVTLADVEPLEVHPNAGPATDDDADLDFLDDDLTD